GTTCCATATAGTATTCAATCCAGTAAACCGCTTCTTCACCTAACGGCACAAGGCGCTCTTTGTTGCCTTTACCGATTACGCGCACCACGCCCTGGCGCAGGCTAATATCGCTGATGGTTAGCCCGACCAGTTCCGTGACGCGCAATCCGGTGGCGTACAGCAGCTCCAGCATCGCTTTGTCACGCAGTTCAAGTGGTACATCAATACTCGGCGCCTGCAGCAGGCGCTCGACCTGATTCTCGCTGAGATCTTTCGGCAAACGCTGCGGCAGCTTTGGCGCGGCAAGCAGCGCGCTGGGATCGTCGCTGCGCACTTTTTCCCGATAGAGATATTGGCAAAGGCGGCGGATGGCGCTGAGGGTGCGCGCCGAGCTGGTGGCCTTATAGCCGCCCTCAACGCGCTCGGCGAGAAACTGCTGCAAATCAAGCGCTTCCAGCGTTAGCAGCGTGCGATCGTGATGATGCAGCCAGCCGGTGAGCGTCTGGAGATCTTGCCGGTAGGAGGCGAGCGTGTTCTGCGCCAGATTACGTTCAATCCAAAGCGCATCGAGAAACTGTTCGATCAGATCGCTGTCCTGCACTGTTATCTCCGCCGTGTGAAATCGTGCTCATTATGCCTGAATGTAGCCTGCTTCTGGTACAATTGCCCCCGAGTCAGTTTCAGTCAGAGCATTAATTGCATGAATATTGGTCTATTTTACGGTTCCAGTACCTGTTACACCGAGATGACGGCGGAGAAGATTCGCGACTTTATCGGCGAAGAATTAGTCACGCTGCACAATCTGAAAGATGACGACCCATCGCTAATGGAGCAGTACGATCTGCTGATCCTCGGGATTCCAACGTGGGATTTTGGTGAGCTGCAGGAAGATTGGGAAGCGATTTGGCCGCAAATCCCGGCACTGAATCTGCGCGGTAAAATCGTGGCGCTATATGGCATGGGCGATCAGGGCGAGTACGCCGAATGGTTTCTCGATGCGCTAGGCATGTTGCACGAATTGCTGCAGCCGATGGGCGTGCAGTTTGTCGGCTACTGGCCGCTGGAAGGCTACGAGTTCACCAGTAAAAAACCGCTGACCGCTGACGGCTCGCAGTTCGTTGGTTTAGCGCTTGATGATGTGAACCAATTCGACCTGAGCGATGAGCGCGTCGAACAGTGGTGCGAACAGATTCTGACCGAAACCGCGGCGCTGCTTTAAGGCAGCGTTTGCCCATCACGCAGAAAACAGCAGGCGCGCAGCGTGCGCCATTCACCGGGCGGCAGGCTATCGTGCATCAACCACAGCCGCCAGCGTTTCCCCTGCTGATTACGCAATACCAGCAACACGCCGTACGGCAGCCAATCCGCTTTACGTTGGGCTTGCCAGCGCACGCCGCGCCACAGCCAATCGCCCTTTACGTCCAGCGTCAGGCAACCCACGCGCTGCACTAAGCGCCGTTCGTTACGCCAGCACTCCGCCAGCAGTAACAATAAGATGGCCGCTTTGCCCCACGCCCATTCGTCTGGCCAACTCAGGCTCAGCAGCAAACCGGCACACAGCAGCGACAGCGTCACATTCAGCGCGCGCGCACTGGGTGACGCCCGCAAATTACATTGCCACCGGACCGCGTTCACGGTTGCGCTGCTGAATCAGTTTCACCATACGTTTGAACTCGGGATCCACCGGTTCGCCGTGATTCATCAACCAGTTGAACAGATCCGGATCGTCACTCTTCAGCAGGGCAATAAACACCTGCTTATCGGTATCATTCAGCGAATCATATTCGTATTTGAAAAACGGCATGATAGCGATATCCAGCTCCAGCATGCCGCGACGGCACGCCCACTGGACGCGGGCTTTGTCATTAATTTCCATGTCTCTCATTCCATGGCTAAAAACAGTGGGGCTCAGTGTACCTGCTTTTTTTTCTCGCTGCAGGCGCTGTGCTTATCCCTGTGCAATGTCACGGCGTTACGGCCCCTGATTTGCAAAGGACATCACGCGATTTGTGCGCCAGATTCAGTAAACAGGTTGCAAAGCCGCACTGCTCTTTTACCATTGCTACCTATTACCTCATTAATCAGGAAAGACATATGTCGATTTTTACCCTTCCACCCCGCCAGCCCGCTGCTTCGTCACGCCTGCCTTTAACCCTGATTTCGCTCGACGAATGGGCGTTGGTTAAGGTGCAGGGCAACGACAGCACGTCTTATCTGCAAGGTCAGTTAACGTTGGACGTCGCCGCCATGGGCGCAACGCAACATCGCCCGGCCGCGCACTGCGATGCCAAAGGCAAAATGTGGAGCAATATTCGCCTGTTCCATCGCGGCGAAGGTTACGCTTACACGGTGCGTCGTAATCTGCGTGAACAGCAGCTTACCGAACTGAAAAAATACGCGGTGTTCGCCAAAGTGACCATCGTGGCCGATGATGATGCGGTACTGCTGGGCGTCGCCGGTTTTCAGGCGCGCGCCGCGCTGGCGAATCTTTTCAGCACCCTGCCCGATGCAGAAACACCGGTTGTACAGCACGGCGAGAGTACGCTGCTGTGGTTTGCACATCCTGCTGAGCGTTTCATGCTGGTGACGACGCCAGAGCAAGCGAATGTGTTGAAAGAGAAGCTGGCGGGGGAAGCGCAGTTCAACGACAGCCTGCAATGGCTGGCGCTGGATATCGAAGCTGGCATTCCAGTGATTGAAAGCACCACCAGCGCGCAACTGATTCCACAAGCCACTAACCTGCAGGCGCTGGATGCCATCAGCTTTAAAAAAGGCTGTTACACCGGCCAGGAGATGGTGGCGCGCGCCAAATTCCGCGGTGCGAACAAACGTGCGCTTTACTGGCTGGCAGGCAAAGCCAGCAAAGTGCCGGAAGTGGGTGGTTCACTCGAGCTGCAGATGGGCGATAAGTGGCGCCGCACCGGCACAGTCTTGAGTGGCGTGCAGCTGGATGATGGCAATGTGTGGGTGCAGGTGGTGATGAACAACGATCTGGAACCGGATAGCGTACTGCGCGTGGAAGGTGACGAAAGTGGCCAACTGACGATTCAGCCACTGCCGTATTCATTGGCTGATTGATTGCCGCTGTTTTAATCCGGGTGCGCCTGAATGCGCACCCGACGAAATCCGCGCGGTTCTATTGTAGGGTCGCCATTCAGGGCGACCGGGACCACAAACTACATCACATAAAAATAGATAGCGCAGAAGTGCAGCACGCTGCCGCCCAGCACGAAGCCATGCCAGATGGCGTGACTGTATGGAATACGGCGCGAGACGTAAAAAATCACGCCGAGCGAGTAGACAACCCCTCCGGCTGCCAGCAGCCAAATCCCGCCCGGCGACAGCTTAATCGCCAGTTGATAAATCACCACCAATGACAACCATCCCATACCCAGATAGGTCACCAGCGACAGCGCTTCAAAGCGATGGGCAAAGGCGATTTTGAACAGGATGCCCATCAGCGCCAGGCCCCAGATCACCGCCATCAATCCCTGTGCCAGCGGCGAATTGAGCCCGACCAGCAAAAATGGCGTGTAGGTGCCCGCAATCAACACGTAGATGGCGCAATGGTCAAATTTCTTCAGCCAATATTTGGCTTTCTGATGTGGAATAGCGTGATAAAGAGTTGAAGCGAGATACAGCAAAATGATGCTGCCGCCGTACAAACTGTAACTGGTAATTGCGGTAAGGTTAGCTTGAGATTCAACGGCTTGGGTCAGCATTAGCACCAAGCCGATGATGCCGAAAATGCAGCCAATTCCGTGACTAATACTATTGGCGATCTCTTCAGCCAATGAATAGCCCTGGGCCAAAATTCGGTTTTGTGCCATGAAGGGGATTCCTGAACAACGGAAAAAGCGAGTGTGCTATTTCTGAGCAATCAGAGTAACGAAGATAAATTTCAGTGTACACATGTACGCTAAAATAAATCTGTCAGCGGGTGTGAACGACTTGAACTCAATTTTGGCTGCATTGACTGACATCGGTCGCCATCAATGGCGTAATGCCGATTAATTAAGCGCTGAGCGACTTTCGTTCGCCATCGGCTGGGGCAGTTTCAGCTATGCCGTGCGGCGACCGAGCAGAGGACGCCTCAACACCCGCGCTGCAGCATCGATGCATATTCCTGAATCATCATAGCTGTAACGCCTGTAGGGGCGCCATTCATGGCGACCAGGTAGCCCCCGCGGAGCCAGAGCGCTGCTTAACTAACGGGCATTACGCCATAAATAGCGCCCCTACGATGTTTGGATGCGTTTTTTGATACAGGGTTATGGGCTGCTTTTTCAGATCGGCATTTGTGCCGAGCAGGTAATTATCTGCCGCCAGCGGCGTCAATAAAGGTGCCCGTCACGTACGACGCAGCATCGCTCGCCAGCCAGACAATCGCTTCGGCGATCTCTTCAGCCTGGCCGCCGCGCCCCATCGGCAACGCGCTGGCAAGACGATCCACTCGGCCCGCTTCGCCGCCATCGGCGTGCATTTCGGTATAAATCAGGCCCGGTCGCACGCTGTTAACGCGGATTCCGTGCGCCGCCACTTCCAGCGATAAGCCTTTGGTTAGCGTATCCATCGCCCCTTTTGACGCGGCATAATCCACATACTCACCCGGCGCACCGAGACGTGACGCGGCGGATGATACATTGACGATGGCGCCACCTTTTCCGCCATGATGCGTACCCATGCGTTTTACCGCCTCGCGGCAGCAAATAAAGGTGCCGGTGACGTTGGTGGCGAACACGCGCTGAATTCGCTCGGCATCTAACTCTTCTACCCGACATTGAGTAAACAAAATACCGGCATTATTCACCAGCACCCGCAGCGCGCCGGCTTGCTCATCCAGTTGGGCAAACATGCGCATCAC
The sequence above is drawn from the Pantoea nemavictus genome and encodes:
- the sdhE gene encoding FAD assembly factor SdhE, with the translated sequence MEINDKARVQWACRRGMLELDIAIMPFFKYEYDSLNDTDKQVFIALLKSDDPDLFNWLMNHGEPVDPEFKRMVKLIQQRNRERGPVAM
- the xerD gene encoding site-specific tyrosine recombinase XerD — protein: MQDSDLIEQFLDALWIERNLAQNTLASYRQDLQTLTGWLHHHDRTLLTLEALDLQQFLAERVEGGYKATSSARTLSAIRRLCQYLYREKVRSDDPSALLAAPKLPQRLPKDLSENQVERLLQAPSIDVPLELRDKAMLELLYATGLRVTELVGLTISDISLRQGVVRVIGKGNKERLVPLGEEAVYWIEYYMEHGRPWLLNGQTLDVMFPSQRAQQMTRQTFWHRIKHYATLAGIDSEKLSPHVLRHAFATHLLNHGADLRVVQMLLGHSDLSTTQIYTHVATERLRLLHQQHHPRA
- the trhA gene encoding PAQR family membrane homeostasis protein TrhA, producing MAQNRILAQGYSLAEEIANSISHGIGCIFGIIGLVLMLTQAVESQANLTAITSYSLYGGSIILLYLASTLYHAIPHQKAKYWLKKFDHCAIYVLIAGTYTPFLLVGLNSPLAQGLMAVIWGLALMGILFKIAFAHRFEALSLVTYLGMGWLSLVVIYQLAIKLSPGGIWLLAAGGVVYSLGVIFYVSRRIPYSHAIWHGFVLGGSVLHFCAIYFYVM
- a CDS encoding protein YgfX, which codes for MRASPSARALNVTLSLLCAGLLLSLSWPDEWAWGKAAILLLLLAECWRNERRLVQRVGCLTLDVKGDWLWRGVRWQAQRKADWLPYGVLLVLRNQQGKRWRLWLMHDSLPPGEWRTLRACCFLRDGQTLP
- the ygfZ gene encoding tRNA-modifying protein YgfZ, with amino-acid sequence MSIFTLPPRQPAASSRLPLTLISLDEWALVKVQGNDSTSYLQGQLTLDVAAMGATQHRPAAHCDAKGKMWSNIRLFHRGEGYAYTVRRNLREQQLTELKKYAVFAKVTIVADDDAVLLGVAGFQARAALANLFSTLPDAETPVVQHGESTLLWFAHPAERFMLVTTPEQANVLKEKLAGEAQFNDSLQWLALDIEAGIPVIESTTSAQLIPQATNLQALDAISFKKGCYTGQEMVARAKFRGANKRALYWLAGKASKVPEVGGSLELQMGDKWRRTGTVLSGVQLDDGNVWVQVVMNNDLEPDSVLRVEGDESGQLTIQPLPYSLAD
- a CDS encoding SDR family oxidoreductase encodes the protein MDLALVTGGSRGIGRATALLLAQAGYRVAINFRQRVAEAAAVVTEIEAQGGSAFALQADIADEVQVMRMFAQLDEQAGALRVLVNNAGILFTQCRVEELDAERIQRVFATNVTGTFICCREAVKRMGTHHGGKGGAIVNVSSAASRLGAPGEYVDYAASKGAMDTLTKGLSLEVAAHGIRVNSVRPGLIYTEMHADGGEAGRVDRLASALPMGRGGQAEEIAEAIVWLASDAASYVTGTFIDAAGGR
- the fldB gene encoding flavodoxin FldB, translating into MNIGLFYGSSTCYTEMTAEKIRDFIGEELVTLHNLKDDDPSLMEQYDLLILGIPTWDFGELQEDWEAIWPQIPALNLRGKIVALYGMGDQGEYAEWFLDALGMLHELLQPMGVQFVGYWPLEGYEFTSKKPLTADGSQFVGLALDDVNQFDLSDERVEQWCEQILTETAALL